From the Nocardiopsis changdeensis genome, one window contains:
- a CDS encoding TetR/AcrR family transcriptional regulator, with translation MRSKNETGGQKRSFIEEARRKQIIAAAVETIAEVGFPKASLARIAATAGVSKGVISYHFAGKDELVDQVVVTVYTEIADTLLPRLAEQESATDVVRAHVLGVAEYALAHPDRLRALTEIFVHDRGADGVPRYGAVAAEPLYESLEGLYREGQARGELREFDVRVMAVTQQSAIDAMFGYWISRPETDLLAHARELADLLVRAVRPD, from the coding sequence ATGCGGTCAAAAAATGAGACGGGCGGTCAGAAGAGGTCCTTCATCGAGGAGGCCCGGCGGAAGCAGATCATCGCGGCGGCGGTCGAGACCATCGCCGAGGTGGGCTTCCCGAAGGCCTCCCTGGCCCGGATCGCCGCCACGGCGGGCGTCAGCAAGGGAGTCATCTCCTACCACTTCGCGGGAAAGGACGAACTGGTGGACCAAGTGGTCGTCACGGTGTACACCGAGATCGCCGACACGCTCCTGCCCCGGCTCGCCGAGCAGGAGAGCGCCACCGACGTCGTCCGCGCCCATGTCCTGGGAGTGGCCGAGTACGCCCTGGCCCACCCGGACCGGCTGCGCGCGCTCACCGAGATCTTCGTGCACGACCGCGGCGCCGACGGGGTCCCCCGCTACGGCGCCGTGGCCGCCGAGCCCCTGTACGAGTCCCTGGAGGGGCTCTACCGCGAGGGGCAGGCGCGCGGGGAGCTGCGCGAATTCGACGTCCGGGTCATGGCGGTCACCCAGCAGTCGGCCATCGACGCGATGTTCGGCTACTGGATCTCCCGCCCCGAGACCGACCTGCTCGCCCACGCCCGCGAGCTCGCAGACCTGTTGGTACGCGCGGTGCGGCCCGACTGA